The following coding sequences lie in one Pseudarthrobacter phenanthrenivorans Sphe3 genomic window:
- a CDS encoding Mov34/MPN/PAD-1 family protein → MTITDVALSSIAREASRSTDGLETGGILLGVDGRDGIDIRHAGGPGPNATHGERSFMRDLDHARHLADSAWLEDSSQWIGEWHTHPTGGLSPSEIDLHSYMRHLNDPELGFDHFIAIIAGFDSSARVVVATWLIERDRIWPVIPTRLPIAPAGNSADANDAVRHAAFIAEEHKEMP, encoded by the coding sequence GTGACGATCACCGACGTCGCGCTCAGCTCGATTGCGCGCGAAGCTTCGCGATCCACCGATGGACTCGAAACGGGCGGAATCCTGCTCGGAGTCGACGGCCGCGATGGGATTGATATCAGGCACGCTGGCGGACCTGGGCCCAACGCCACCCACGGCGAACGCAGCTTTATGCGAGACCTCGACCATGCTCGGCATCTTGCGGACTCCGCCTGGCTGGAGGACAGTAGCCAGTGGATAGGCGAATGGCATACCCACCCAACCGGAGGACTCTCCCCGAGCGAGATCGATCTCCACTCGTACATGCGTCATCTGAACGATCCCGAATTGGGATTCGACCACTTCATCGCAATCATCGCCGGGTTCGATTCATCGGCACGAGTGGTCGTTGCAACCTGGCTGATAGAACGGGACCGAATCTGGCCAGTGATACCCACGAGGCTGCCTATCGCGCCTGCTGGAAACAGCGCAGACGCCAATGACGCGGTGAGGCACGCCGCCTTCATCGCTGAAGAACACAAGGAGATGCCATGA